One genomic segment of Gemmatimonadota bacterium includes these proteins:
- a CDS encoding RraA family protein translates to MKRINVAVNGFASTRRCPGNGPGQSRHACRDQPRETVGRRCISLDFWFFPVDFSPWGSTFNNPFLLRRFYIRPITVILQFKGATGMTRVDDAVLNGLAGFDSATVYNAVEKVQGVSNDDYTGPEIQYLTPEFGAVIGYAVTSEVTPLDATPANMSWSDYYDVLNETPGPMIAVMKDVDTRPKRAALFGDGMAHIHRKLGVVGAVVEGCVRDLEGIRAAGLPIWGLGTVSGHGPFNVRAVGRPLVAGQLLVQTGDLLLADVDGVVKIPLDIAEDTLRKANETRTWERSHFDMINSPEFTYEKWKNRESQA, encoded by the coding sequence ATGAAAAGAATCAACGTTGCTGTCAACGGATTTGCATCGACCCGACGTTGCCCGGGAAACGGACCAGGGCAAAGTCGACACGCATGCCGCGACCAGCCTCGGGAGACGGTAGGCCGGCGGTGTATTTCCCTTGATTTCTGGTTCTTCCCGGTCGATTTTAGCCCGTGGGGCTCTACGTTCAACAACCCCTTCCTGCTGCGACGATTCTATATACGTCCGATAACTGTAATTCTTCAATTTAAAGGAGCTACTGGGATGACCCGTGTAGACGATGCCGTATTGAACGGTCTGGCCGGATTCGACTCGGCCACGGTTTACAACGCCGTGGAGAAAGTGCAGGGCGTTTCGAATGACGATTACACCGGACCGGAGATTCAGTACCTGACGCCTGAATTCGGCGCCGTGATCGGGTACGCCGTGACTTCCGAGGTCACCCCGCTGGACGCCACACCGGCCAATATGAGCTGGTCCGACTACTACGACGTGCTGAACGAGACACCGGGTCCCATGATCGCGGTAATGAAGGACGTCGACACCCGTCCGAAGCGCGCCGCCCTCTTCGGCGACGGCATGGCGCATATCCACAGGAAGCTCGGCGTAGTCGGCGCCGTGGTCGAAGGCTGTGTCCGTGATCTCGAGGGCATCCGGGCAGCGGGTCTGCCTATATGGGGCCTCGGTACGGTATCCGGCCACGGCCCCTTCAACGTGCGGGCCGTAGGCCGGCCGCTTGTGGCCGGACAGTTGCTTGTGCAGACCGGCGACCTGTTGCTCGCCGACGTGGACGGCGTGGTGAAGATCCCGCTCGACATCGCGGAAGACACCCTGAGAAAGGCGAATGAGACCAGGACCTGGGAACGGTCCCACTTCGACATGATCAACAGTCCCGAATTCACCTACGAAAAATGGAAGAACCGGGAATCGCAGGCGTAA
- the hutU gene encoding urocanate hydratase yields the protein MDQIVKSPTGTELNCRNWLIEAAYRMIQNNLDPQVAFDPENLVVYGGRGKAARNREALEAILNALRNLEPDETLMVQSGKPVAVFRTHEDAPRVLIANSNMVPAWATQENFDAWEREGLTMYGQMTAGSWIYIGTQGILQGTYETFGALARKHGWGSLSGKLVVTAGLGEMGGAQALAITMNGGVGLLVEVDPWRARRRLELRQVDTVAENLDLALSWVDETLAAGEARSIALIGNAAEVLPELFGRGIVPDVVTDQTAAHDPLYGYIPAGLSPEEARRLRERDPDAYQERSLASMTVHVQAMLAWQRKGAVVFDYGNNLRQRAYDNGVEQAFDYPGFVPAYIRPLFCEGKGPFRWVALSGDPEDIYRTDQAILELFPEDDHLFRWITMARRHVEFQGLPARICWLGYGERARAGLRFNELVASGEVTAPIVIGRDHLDSGSVASPNRETEAMKDGSDAIADWPVLNALINTASGATWVSYHHGGGVGIGYSLHAGQVIVADGTPEAAARLERVLTNDPGMGVARHVDAGYEEALAVARSRGVKIPMMD from the coding sequence TTGGACCAGATCGTGAAATCACCAACGGGCACCGAGCTGAATTGCAGAAACTGGCTCATCGAAGCGGCCTACCGCATGATCCAGAACAACCTGGATCCGCAGGTCGCCTTCGATCCCGAAAACCTCGTCGTATACGGCGGCAGGGGCAAGGCCGCCCGGAACCGGGAAGCCCTTGAAGCCATCCTGAACGCATTGCGGAACCTGGAACCCGACGAGACCCTCATGGTGCAGTCGGGCAAGCCGGTGGCTGTGTTTCGCACGCACGAGGACGCGCCGCGCGTCCTGATCGCCAACTCGAACATGGTGCCGGCCTGGGCGACGCAGGAGAATTTCGACGCCTGGGAGCGCGAGGGACTGACGATGTACGGCCAGATGACGGCCGGCAGCTGGATCTACATCGGCACGCAGGGCATCCTGCAGGGTACTTACGAGACCTTCGGCGCGCTCGCTCGTAAACACGGTTGGGGCAGCCTGTCGGGAAAGCTCGTGGTTACGGCCGGCCTGGGCGAGATGGGCGGTGCCCAGGCGTTGGCCATCACCATGAACGGCGGCGTGGGCCTGCTGGTGGAGGTGGATCCGTGGCGCGCGCGCCGTCGCCTGGAGCTTCGCCAGGTGGACACCGTGGCGGAGAACCTCGACCTCGCGTTGAGTTGGGTGGACGAGACCCTGGCCGCGGGCGAAGCCCGGTCGATCGCCCTGATCGGAAACGCCGCCGAGGTCCTTCCCGAACTGTTTGGTCGGGGTATCGTGCCTGACGTGGTCACGGACCAGACCGCGGCCCACGATCCCCTCTACGGATACATTCCCGCCGGGCTGTCGCCTGAAGAAGCGCGCCGGTTGCGCGAGCGCGATCCGGACGCCTACCAGGAGCGTTCCCTCGCTTCCATGACCGTCCATGTCCAGGCCATGCTCGCGTGGCAGCGGAAGGGGGCCGTGGTCTTCGACTACGGCAACAACCTGCGGCAGCGGGCCTATGACAACGGGGTGGAGCAGGCCTTCGACTATCCCGGTTTCGTCCCGGCCTACATCCGTCCCCTGTTCTGCGAAGGCAAGGGTCCCTTCCGCTGGGTCGCCCTCTCGGGAGATCCCGAGGACATCTACCGGACGGACCAGGCCATTCTCGAGCTGTTTCCGGAGGACGATCACCTGTTCCGCTGGATCACCATGGCCCGGCGGCACGTGGAATTCCAGGGGCTTCCGGCCCGAATCTGCTGGCTGGGATACGGAGAAAGAGCCCGGGCGGGACTGAGATTCAACGAGCTGGTCGCTTCGGGCGAGGTCACCGCGCCCATCGTCATCGGTCGCGACCACCTGGACAGCGGTTCCGTTGCCAGCCCGAACCGCGAGACCGAGGCCATGAAGGATGGGTCGGACGCCATCGCGGACTGGCCCGTACTGAACGCGTTGATCAACACGGCGAGCGGCGCGACCTGGGTGAGCTACCACCACGGCGGCGGCGTGGGCATCGGATACAGCCTCCACGCCGGGCAGGTCATCGTCGCCGACGGCACGCCCGAGGCAGCCGCGCGCCTGGAGCGCGTGCTCACCAACGACCCGGGGATGGGCGTGGCCCGGCACGTGGACGCCGGCTACGAAGAAGCGCTGGCCGTGGCGAGATCCCGCGGCGTCAAGATCCCCATGATGGACTGA
- the hutH gene encoding histidine ammonia-lyase, translated as MAGSRKPPVHTDPLALTGHDLTIDDVVAVSRGRTVAIHPDALPRMERSREVVDRLVSEGRIAYGITTGFGRFKDKLISAGQVAELQLNLIRSHAAGTGPELDEETVRAMLVIRANTLAMGYSGIRTEVVQLMADMLNAGVHPCIPGRGSLGASGDLATLAHMSLVLIGEGEAVCRSRRLDGASALREAGLRPVTLGAKEGLALTNGTTLMAGLGALLVHRATHLALTADIAAAMTLEALAGTDRAYDARVHAIRPHPRQIACAGFLRDILNGSRLLRSDNPGNVQDPYTLRCVPQVHGTVRDTIDYARWVVGIELNAANDNPLVFASDDPADAEVISAGNFHGEPIAVAMDSMKLALADMGNMSERRAARLVDADSNEGILPMFLTDHGGLESGLMLAQYTAAALASENKVLAHPASADSIPSGANTEDHVSMGAASVHHTLQVVENVETIVAIELIAAAQAIDFRCREPGITPEALGAGTGLAYRLIRRHVPFLDRDVPLSPLFETIRELVARGDVTAAVGEKVEIPGPTLD; from the coding sequence ATGGCTGGTTCACGGAAACCCCCGGTCCATACGGACCCCCTGGCCCTCACCGGCCACGATCTCACCATAGACGACGTGGTCGCCGTCTCGCGGGGCCGAACCGTCGCCATACACCCCGATGCCCTTCCCCGCATGGAACGGTCCCGGGAGGTCGTGGACCGGCTGGTCTCGGAAGGACGGATCGCCTACGGCATCACCACGGGGTTCGGCCGGTTCAAGGACAAGCTGATCTCGGCCGGCCAGGTCGCCGAACTGCAGTTGAACCTGATCAGGAGCCACGCGGCCGGAACCGGTCCGGAACTGGACGAGGAGACCGTGCGGGCCATGCTGGTCATCCGGGCAAATACGCTCGCCATGGGCTATTCGGGCATTCGGACCGAAGTCGTGCAACTGATGGCGGACATGCTGAACGCGGGCGTGCATCCCTGCATACCCGGACGGGGATCCCTCGGTGCGAGCGGAGACCTGGCGACCCTGGCCCACATGTCCCTGGTGCTCATCGGCGAAGGAGAGGCCGTGTGCAGGTCCCGTCGGCTCGACGGCGCATCCGCGCTGCGGGAGGCCGGCCTCCGGCCCGTAACCCTGGGTGCCAAGGAAGGCCTGGCGCTGACGAACGGCACCACGCTCATGGCCGGACTCGGCGCTTTGCTGGTCCACCGGGCGACCCATCTCGCCCTTACGGCGGACATCGCCGCCGCCATGACCCTGGAGGCGCTGGCAGGCACCGACCGCGCCTACGACGCGCGGGTGCACGCCATACGGCCCCACCCCCGGCAGATCGCCTGCGCGGGCTTCCTGCGGGACATCCTGAACGGCAGCCGGCTGCTGCGTTCCGACAATCCGGGCAACGTCCAGGATCCCTATACCCTGCGCTGCGTCCCCCAGGTACACGGCACGGTCCGGGACACGATCGACTACGCCCGGTGGGTGGTGGGCATCGAACTGAACGCGGCGAACGACAATCCGCTGGTCTTCGCCAGCGACGATCCCGCCGACGCGGAAGTCATCAGCGCGGGCAATTTCCACGGCGAACCCATCGCCGTCGCCATGGACAGCATGAAACTGGCACTCGCGGACATGGGCAACATGAGCGAGCGGCGTGCGGCCCGGCTCGTGGATGCCGATTCCAACGAGGGCATTTTGCCCATGTTCCTCACGGACCACGGCGGACTGGAAAGCGGCCTGATGCTCGCCCAGTACACGGCGGCGGCCCTGGCGTCGGAGAACAAGGTGCTTGCCCACCCGGCCAGCGCCGACTCCATTCCGAGCGGCGCAAACACGGAAGATCACGTAAGCATGGGCGCGGCGTCGGTGCACCACACGCTTCAGGTGGTGGAGAACGTGGAGACCATCGTCGCCATCGAATTGATCGCCGCGGCCCAGGCCATCGATTTCAGATGCAGGGAACCCGGGATCACCCCGGAAGCGCTGGGCGCCGGTACCGGCCTGGCATACCGGTTGATTCGCCGGCACGTCCCCTTCCTCGACCGCGACGTCCCGCTCTCTCCACTTTTTGAGACCATACGAGAACTCGTCGCGCGGGGCGATGTGACCGCCGCGGTCGGAGAGAAGGTGGAGATTCCCGGACCGACGCTGGATTGA
- a CDS encoding imidazolonepropionase has product METVDLYLHNAEQVVTCASRGPKRVPAMAEAGVIERGAVAVKDGRILAVGPAAQLDGTLAAERVIDCTGRSICPGFVDAHTHTVFGGDRAAEFELRIKGASYLEIMAAGGGIVSTVRHTRSASVDELARSATARLDEMLALGTTTVEIKTGYGLSASDELKMLQVIEGLDRDHPCDIVPTFLGAHAVPPEFDGNAEAYTRCVIDEILPEAAAWHSSSRFAARGVPMYVDVFCEDHAFDLDQSRRVLEAGIEAGFKAKLHVDQFNSFGGVSMALELGAASVDHLDVTGHGEIEMLGGSDTIAVPLPAVNFNLGMTDYADARAMMDAGAAVALATDLNPGSAPCLSMPAVMAIACRYLRLTPAEVLNASTINAAHAIGEGEEAGSIEVGKRADILVLKAGDYRHIPYFFGGNPVQTVIKRGRVMSL; this is encoded by the coding sequence ATGGAAACCGTAGATCTGTACCTCCACAATGCGGAGCAGGTCGTGACCTGCGCGTCCCGTGGACCGAAGCGCGTCCCGGCCATGGCGGAGGCCGGTGTGATCGAGCGCGGCGCCGTGGCGGTTAAAGACGGGCGTATCCTGGCGGTCGGGCCGGCCGCACAACTGGACGGAACACTCGCGGCCGAACGCGTGATCGACTGCACCGGCCGGTCCATCTGCCCCGGCTTCGTGGACGCCCATACCCACACGGTCTTCGGCGGAGACCGGGCGGCGGAATTCGAGCTGCGGATCAAGGGCGCTTCGTACCTGGAAATCATGGCGGCCGGCGGCGGTATCGTCAGTACCGTCCGGCATACGCGGTCGGCATCCGTGGACGAGCTCGCGCGCTCCGCCACTGCACGCCTCGACGAAATGCTGGCGCTGGGCACCACGACCGTGGAGATCAAGACCGGTTATGGCCTGAGCGCTTCCGACGAACTGAAGATGCTCCAGGTCATCGAAGGGCTCGACCGCGACCATCCCTGCGACATCGTACCCACGTTCCTGGGAGCGCACGCGGTGCCTCCAGAATTCGACGGGAATGCCGAAGCTTACACGCGGTGCGTCATCGACGAGATCCTGCCCGAAGCGGCAGCCTGGCATTCATCGTCCCGGTTCGCGGCACGCGGCGTTCCCATGTACGTCGACGTGTTCTGCGAAGACCACGCCTTCGATCTCGACCAGTCCCGCCGCGTGCTGGAGGCCGGGATCGAGGCCGGTTTCAAGGCTAAATTACACGTGGACCAGTTCAATAGTTTCGGTGGCGTTTCCATGGCCCTGGAACTCGGCGCCGCTTCGGTAGATCATCTCGACGTGACGGGCCATGGTGAAATCGAGATGCTCGGGGGATCCGATACCATCGCCGTACCGCTTCCGGCTGTCAACTTCAACCTGGGCATGACGGACTATGCCGACGCCCGGGCGATGATGGACGCGGGCGCCGCCGTGGCCCTCGCCACCGACCTGAACCCCGGTTCCGCGCCCTGTCTATCCATGCCCGCGGTCATGGCCATCGCCTGCAGGTACCTGCGACTCACTCCGGCGGAAGTGCTGAACGCGTCCACCATCAACGCGGCCCACGCGATCGGGGAGGGCGAGGAGGCGGGCTCCATCGAAGTCGGCAAGCGGGCCGATATCCTCGTGCTGAAGGCGGGAGATTACCGGCATATTCCCTATTTCTTCGGTGGAAATCCGGTGCAGACCGTGATAAAGCGGGGGCGGGTAATGAGCCTATGA
- a CDS encoding formimidoylglutamate deiminase yields MNPGNDAPAIRFEAGRWIIPGLATAHSHAFQRALRGRTQRRTTRAGTFRGWRDEMYRLVQGIGPDDLYAISRFAYTELAMSGVTAVGEFHYVHHGPGGRPYEVRTELADAVVRAALDVGIRICLIRTAYLRAGYRQSAVPAQERFIDPSIDLVMQDLDDLRTRYADDPHVAVAVAAAVHSVRAVPIPGIRTLAAYADEHDIPFHMHVSEQRGELEECRAEHGTTPVALLSNEGVLSPRFVAVHATHLEDPEVSALGENHSFVCICRTTERDLGDGLPPTSGLLDAGARLCVGVDSHACENAFEEARAVELDERSRLERRHATAEGRDLLDAATRQGYAACGLEPQWQEDRVHLDGNDPSIAAIDLDCAPDAIFFGATPRAVESVVVAGRQIIAEGCHAQYDETLALYRKSLKKLQLI; encoded by the coding sequence ATGAACCCAGGGAACGATGCGCCTGCGATTCGTTTCGAAGCCGGCCGCTGGATCATACCTGGCCTGGCCACGGCCCACTCCCACGCCTTCCAGCGCGCCCTCCGCGGGCGGACCCAGCGGCGCACGACACGGGCCGGGACCTTCCGGGGCTGGCGGGACGAGATGTACCGGCTGGTCCAGGGGATCGGACCGGACGACCTGTACGCGATTTCCCGTTTCGCCTATACCGAACTGGCGATGTCCGGAGTCACGGCCGTCGGGGAGTTCCACTACGTGCATCACGGCCCCGGTGGGCGTCCTTACGAGGTACGCACCGAACTGGCGGACGCCGTGGTTCGCGCGGCCCTGGACGTCGGCATCCGTATCTGCCTGATCCGAACGGCCTACCTGCGAGCCGGTTACCGGCAGTCCGCGGTACCCGCGCAGGAGCGATTCATCGACCCGTCGATCGATCTCGTGATGCAAGACCTCGATGACCTGCGAACGCGTTACGCAGACGATCCTCACGTGGCCGTGGCCGTGGCCGCGGCCGTTCATAGTGTTCGGGCGGTGCCGATACCCGGGATTCGGACGCTGGCCGCGTACGCGGACGAGCACGATATTCCCTTCCACATGCACGTCAGCGAACAACGCGGCGAGCTGGAGGAATGCAGGGCGGAGCACGGGACGACGCCCGTGGCGCTGCTTTCCAATGAAGGCGTGTTGTCCCCGCGCTTCGTGGCCGTGCATGCCACGCATCTGGAGGACCCGGAAGTCTCCGCACTGGGCGAAAACCACTCTTTCGTGTGTATTTGCCGTACCACGGAAAGGGATCTCGGCGACGGACTCCCGCCCACGTCCGGACTACTTGACGCCGGCGCGCGCCTCTGTGTCGGCGTGGACAGCCACGCCTGCGAGAACGCCTTCGAAGAAGCGAGGGCCGTGGAACTCGACGAACGGTCCCGCCTGGAGAGGCGACACGCCACGGCGGAGGGACGGGATCTGCTGGACGCGGCTACGAGACAGGGCTACGCGGCCTGTGGATTGGAACCACAGTGGCAGGAGGATCGAGTCCATCTGGATGGGAACGATCCGTCCATCGCCGCCATCGACCTGGATTGTGCACCTGACGCGATCTTCTTCGGCGCCACGCCCAGGGCGGTAGAATCAGTCGTCGTTGCGGGGCGGCAGATCATAGCCGAGGGCTGTCACGCCCAATACGACGAGACATTGGCGCTGTACCGCAAGTCACTGAAAAAACTGCAGTTGATTTGA
- a CDS encoding creatininase family protein — translation MASIKYDYAEMIWNEVRDAAAQDRVALLPVATYEDHGPHLPVDVDVVLATEICRRAAARIPEEVVLAPPVTHGYSPHHMDFHGTITIRWDTFINYVRDVCCSLAYHGFKRILIINGHGSNTSPLDLAARLSVIDFEGRILCASANHWGLRLARETGNALRDSDYGGTSHGGEYETSLYLVLKPDLVEMGKAVDNRSPLPDSFKTDLLSGGHPEASDARLVPYWSSISPSGVMGDATKATKEKGEKFLEAAINGVIELIRELRKTPILARRVQHGDVPDTKWKMT, via the coding sequence ATGGCATCGATCAAGTATGACTACGCGGAGATGATCTGGAACGAGGTCAGAGACGCCGCGGCCCAGGACCGGGTCGCCCTGCTGCCGGTGGCGACCTACGAGGACCACGGACCCCATCTGCCGGTAGACGTCGACGTGGTCCTGGCGACGGAGATCTGCCGGCGCGCCGCAGCCCGCATCCCGGAAGAGGTCGTCCTCGCCCCGCCGGTGACCCACGGCTACAGTCCCCATCACATGGATTTCCACGGGACGATCACCATTCGGTGGGACACCTTCATCAACTACGTCCGGGACGTATGCTGCAGTCTGGCCTATCACGGTTTCAAGCGCATCCTGATCATCAACGGCCACGGGAGCAACACCTCACCCCTCGACCTGGCCGCCCGCCTGTCCGTGATCGATTTCGAAGGACGTATCCTGTGCGCCAGTGCAAACCACTGGGGACTGAGGCTGGCGAGGGAGACGGGTAATGCGCTCCGTGATTCGGACTACGGCGGGACGTCCCACGGCGGGGAATACGAGACGTCCCTCTACCTCGTCCTGAAACCCGACCTGGTCGAGATGGGCAAAGCCGTGGACAACAGGAGCCCGCTGCCCGACAGTTTCAAGACGGATCTCCTGTCCGGCGGCCATCCCGAGGCTTCCGACGCCCGCCTGGTACCCTACTGGAGTTCGATTTCACCCAGTGGGGTCATGGGGGACGCCACCAAGGCGACGAAAGAGAAGGGCGAGAAGTTCCTGGAGGCCGCCATAAACGGCGTGATCGAACTGATCCGGGAGTTGCGCAAGACGCCCATACTGGCGAGGCGCGTCCAGCACGGGGATGTGCCGGATACGAAGTGGAAGATGACCTAG
- a CDS encoding cupin domain-containing protein has protein sequence MAKITEFKGYTSEDQAKIPDIPKPETPPDPMIVNAQDGVPVVYPGCNGLGVRVVHPVNPNAPAENMGLVLFYVPPHVILEPGSHPTEETYVILEGSGEMTFANYKRDVKKGDFVYLPPWCLHGIENTGTETLVVLICTSPPNP, from the coding sequence ATGGCGAAGATCACCGAATTCAAAGGATACACCAGTGAAGACCAGGCCAAAATCCCCGACATTCCCAAACCGGAGACGCCACCGGATCCCATGATCGTCAACGCCCAGGACGGTGTGCCGGTCGTCTATCCGGGATGCAACGGGCTGGGGGTCAGAGTGGTGCATCCGGTGAATCCCAACGCCCCCGCGGAGAACATGGGGCTGGTGTTGTTTTACGTGCCGCCCCATGTCATTCTTGAACCAGGTTCGCATCCCACCGAAGAGACCTATGTCATCCTCGAGGGATCGGGGGAAATGACCTTCGCGAATTATAAACGTGACGTGAAAAAGGGCGACTTCGTCTATCTTCCGCCCTGGTGTCTGCACGGTATAGAAAACACCGGTACCGAAACCCTGGTCGTACTCATCTGCACCTCTCCTCCCAATCCGTAG
- a CDS encoding class I SAM-dependent methyltransferase translates to MSGKTRDRRPAPDLHGRGPVPDPDNLQPENLHRATIEYYNLRQVHGDMPHKIPRGPAPDLPPEQARMVRESQEAMRGRRVLEVASGTGTATREIAETAVSVTGVEIAPNMLNLAAGNDNPPNVNYLVGDAFDLGSIAPGERFDGGFAAGFLHTCPSSRHAEFLHGFHARLEERSVVFMRSSRPTSPDAVSRLFRAEGHADQFTTRQLSDGSEFVMVENDPTEDELRRIFEPLSKNLMVHIGNYWWWIRYELS, encoded by the coding sequence ATGAGCGGGAAAACGCGCGACCGTCGACCAGCGCCGGATTTGCACGGTCGCGGGCCAGTGCCGGATCCGGACAATCTGCAACCGGAGAACCTGCATCGGGCGACCATCGAGTATTACAACCTGCGCCAGGTCCACGGCGACATGCCGCACAAGATCCCCCGGGGGCCCGCGCCTGATCTGCCCCCCGAACAGGCCAGGATGGTCCGGGAATCGCAGGAGGCCATGCGGGGCCGGAGAGTGCTCGAGGTAGCGAGCGGCACGGGAACTGCGACCCGGGAAATCGCAGAAACCGCGGTGTCTGTCACGGGGGTAGAGATCGCTCCCAACATGCTGAACCTGGCCGCGGGAAACGACAACCCGCCCAACGTAAACTACCTGGTCGGCGACGCCTTCGACCTTGGATCCATCGCGCCAGGCGAGCGTTTTGACGGTGGTTTCGCGGCGGGGTTTCTGCACACCTGTCCTTCTTCGAGGCATGCGGAGTTTCTGCATGGCTTCCACGCACGGCTCGAGGAGCGATCTGTCGTGTTCATGCGGTCGTCCAGGCCGACGAGTCCCGATGCCGTGAGCAGGCTCTTCAGGGCCGAAGGTCACGCGGACCAGTTCACGACAAGACAGTTGTCCGATGGTTCGGAATTCGTCATGGTCGAGAATGATCCAACGGAAGACGAACTGAGGCGCATATTCGAGCCCCTGTCGAAAAACCTCATGGTGCATATCGGCAACTACTGGTGGTGGATCCGGTACGAGTTGTCCTGA
- a CDS encoding class I SAM-dependent methyltransferase codes for MDPRLRQSMNEYYNERAAEFDEIYTLGRPPGTVTDPELYKKEARSLGNLVREHCRGSVLDIPCGTGYWLQFYAANCSAITLVDQSENMLGEGREKARAHGVEPITQFMKTDALEVTLEDRSFDSVLVGFFLSHVTDSQIYLFLKGLRNALNPGGRVLILDSNWTRFRGSRPKEGTTVRTLNDGRKFEIYKRYFDGADFDRMSDTCEMDFTVQYDGKLYLAVTGTVRQ; via the coding sequence ATGGACCCACGCCTGCGGCAAAGCATGAACGAGTATTACAACGAACGGGCGGCCGAGTTTGACGAAATCTACACGCTGGGCCGGCCGCCCGGTACGGTTACGGATCCGGAGCTGTACAAGAAAGAGGCCCGGTCCCTGGGGAATCTCGTTCGGGAACACTGTCGCGGCAGCGTCCTGGATATCCCCTGCGGAACGGGCTACTGGCTACAGTTTTACGCGGCAAACTGTTCGGCGATCACGCTCGTGGACCAGTCGGAGAACATGCTCGGGGAGGGAAGGGAGAAGGCGCGCGCCCATGGCGTCGAGCCGATCACCCAATTCATGAAGACCGACGCCCTCGAGGTGACGCTGGAAGACCGGTCCTTCGATTCCGTACTGGTGGGGTTCTTTCTCAGCCACGTCACGGACAGCCAGATATACCTTTTTCTAAAGGGGCTGCGAAACGCACTGAATCCGGGCGGCCGCGTGCTCATCCTGGACTCCAACTGGACGCGGTTCCGCGGATCCCGGCCCAAGGAAGGCACCACGGTACGTACCCTCAATGACGGGCGGAAATTCGAGATCTACAAGCGGTACTTCGACGGGGCCGATTTCGACCGGATGTCCGATACCTGCGAAATGGATTTCACCGTGCAATACGACGGAAAGCTCTACCTCGCCGTCACGGGAACGGTGCGCCAATGA